A segment of the Fusobacterium ulcerans genome:
ACATAATCATATTTTCCAGCTTTAGCTACTTGTGAAATTGCATTATTCATTGTAGTTTCAATAGCTTGGAATCTTGTGAATTCCTCTTTGCTCAATTTAGTTTGAGAATCTTGTATAAATTTTTGGAAAGCTTTTACTTGTCCTTCAAAAGCTGTTTTTTCTTTATCAGTAACTTTTGCTCCTTTTGCCTGAAGTTCAAGTTGTGCCTTCTGAAGCGCTACTTCTTTTTGTTTGATTTCATTTTCAAGTCTAGTCTTTTCTTTGTTTAAATTGTCCTGAACTGTTTTAGTTTGAGAAAATTTAGCAAAAGCCTCTTGTGAGTTAACATATCCAACCTTCATAGCAAATGCGGATACTGACAGCATTAATGCCATTGCTGGTATTAATATTTTTTTCATGTGCGATACCTCCGTTACTTTATATTATGTTAAAATGATTGTCCCATATTGAAATAGAACTCCATTCCACTATCCATTTTGTCTCCTACTGGCCATCCAAAGTCAAATCTTAATGGTCCGATAGGTGTATTAAGTCTCAATCCTACCCCTGCTGTTGTAGCAACTTTATCTGGGAAGTCTGCATCTTGATTATATTCCAAGTCTCTTCCATTTTGTTTCCATGCTCTACCTGCATCAAAGAATACAACAACTCCAAGAAGTTCATTAAGCTGAGTTCTGTTTTCAACAGTACCAACAAGTTTTTGAGTACCTTTAAAGAATCCTCCATCGTATCCTCTAAGTGTACTTCCTCCACCTACCCAGAATCTTTGAGCTTCTTTAGTAGAATCAGTCATGATTCCTCCAACAACTTTATAAGCAAATGTATTATTTTTAAAGAATCCTCTGTGATATTTTCTAAGTTCTAATGTAATGTTTCCAAAAACATCTCCATCATAACCACCAGCATATCCACCTTCTAATTGAAGTTTAGCATATTCTCCTGCTGTAGGATTCCAGAAATGGTTTCTTGTATCATAAGTTAAAGATGGGAATAAACTCCAGATAAAATAGTCATCGTCCATACCTTTAACTACATCTCCATTATACCAGATATATTCTCCTGCTGAATTTTTACCAAATTTACTTTTACGAGCTTTCTCTTCTACATATTCAAATTTAGTTCCAAGGCTCAATCTTACATTTTTAGTAAGTCCTTTACCTATATTAAATTTAGCTCCAATAGTATCTATTTCATGGAATAATTTACTATCATCATCTTCATAACTGTTTTTGTATAAGCTCCATCCCCATGAAATTCTATCTGTATCTTTGATCCAAGGGTCATAGAAGTTAATAGAGAAGCTTGTATAGTCTTCATCTGATTTCTCAAATGTAAATCCAAGTTCCTGACCTTTACCTTTCCAGTTAGTATCTTTTATTGAAATAGTTCCCAATAAACCTATTTCAGAACCATAAGATATTGCTCCTTGAAGTATAGCTGTTCTTTCTTCATCAAGAAGAAGTACTATAGTTTTTCCATCTGGATCTCCAGGAATATCTCTTGATTCATATTTAACATTTTTAAAATGTCCTAATCTCATTAGATTTTTTACAGTTTCATCATATTTATTCGAATTAAATATTTCATCTTTAGAAAATTCAAGTTCTCTCTCTATTACATATGATTTTGTTTTTAAAACATCATCAGTAGGTTTTCTTCTAGCACCTTTTTGCTTTGTTACCATTTTTTTGAATTGAATATCTCTTACTGTTCCTTCACTTAAGTAAATTTCAAGCTCAAGATTTCCATTGATTCCAATATCAGTAACATCAGTAAGTGTATAACCATCATCTTGATATTTCTTCAAAATTCTGTCTCTATCTTCTCTGATAGTATTAATATTGAATATTTTTCCAGGTTCAGTTTTAATAACTTTCATTAAATCTTCAGTTGTATAAACAGTGTTTCCTATGATATTTACACCATTAAGAATTGGGTTTTCCATAACTTCATATATTACTTTTACCCCTTTTCCACTCTTTACAGCATCAGGTATAACATCTCTAAAGTATCCACTTTCAATAAGATTTTTATGCCCTTCTATAACTTTATTCTTAGAAAAATAACTTCCAACTTTAACTGGAACTTCTTCCATAAGTTCTTTAGTACTTATATAATGGTTTCCAATAAATTCAATTGAATTTACCAGTAGAGAAGTATCAACTTTTCCTCTTTCTGATAGAGGAATAATCCCTTTTTTCTCAAGCATAGATTTTGCATCTCTTTTTTCTGTTATATCAACAGTTAATTTTATTCCACCATCGTAAACTGTTGGCTGAATAGAAACATCCTCTACATATTCTAACCCTTTGATATTTTTGTAATCTTCAATCATATTATCTGTTACAAAATTCTCTCCCTCTTTTGATCTCATATTCTCCAAAATGATTTCAAAAGGAATCTCTCTATTATTTATAACCTCCACTTTTTTAATGCTGTAATTAGATTCAGCACCAAAACTGCAAAGTCCTAATAGAAAAATCATTAGTACTATTAATTGTTTTCTCATCCTTACCTCCGTTTTTTATTGCTTTCTGAAGATATCTAATAGAGTATCATATTTTTTCTCAAATTTGAAGTCAATATGATAATTTATAGAATTTTTTGAATTTTCGTCGGCTTTAGTTTTAGCCTTTCTAGGAAGTTTTCCTGCTCCTATTCCAATAGATTGTCCAGGTTTAAATCTGTACTCTACTGAAAAGTCGTATTCCTCAAATGCTCCACTGTTTCTCTCGTTATTATTTTCTGCGTTATCATCCCCCAGTAAGGTACCTCTCGCTACCCAATATAATTTATCTTTGTAAATATTATCTTCTGCTTCTATTACTGCTCCTAAACGCAGTCTATTATCCTCAGCATTAGGATTTTGATTTTCACTTGTTAAAATATTTGATTTTATTCTAAACTTTGATATATTCAAAGTATTTTTTATAAGATTTGAAACTGGTCTGAATATTGTCTGCGACAGCTGACTTCCTATAACAGTTTTAAATAGTGTTGCTGAAGCACTGTCTGAAAATTCCTCATCTCCTATCAATAAAGATGACAGATTACCACTGGCACTTCCATTTTTAGATGTAATTGTAAATCTAAGGGCATCTAATTCACCATTTATACTCATTCCTAATTCATCATTCTGTACTTTTACTCTAGAATCTATGACTAATGTAGGATTTACAGTAGGAAGATAATCTTTTCTGTCATTGAAGATTATGAGTGCTTTATCTAGTTCAAATGTATTTCCATTTATTGCTAATGAACCATCTTTAATTTCAGCATCTCCTAAGAAGACAAATTTTCCATTTTTCCCAGAAAGTCTTCCTCCACCTACAACTATTCCTTCTACATCTCCAACAAAAATATTAACATCTTGTATATCAAGTTTTATTCCCTTATCTATTTTCAATGTCACATCTAATTCCAGAGATTTTTCAAAAATAGTATTAATTTGAAAGTCTTTTCCTAGGTCTTCACTTTTATTTACTATTGACGATGAAGATTTAAATAGGAAATTTTTAATTATTTGAAATAATGACTTAGAATTACTTGGTATATTCTCCACTTCTCCATCTATAATATTGATGCTTCCTAGCAGCTTATTATTTTTTAAATTAAATTTTGTATCAAACATTACTCTGAAGTAGTCACTATATTTGTAGTTTACTCCCTTCGTATCCAATGAAACATCATAATCTAAATCTTCCATATAGTAAGGATTTTCTAATATCTCTGTTATACTTGGTAATTCCAGATATCCTTTTAAAGTGGTATCTCCATCATTTAATTTTCCTTGAAAATTTTCTATATAAAGACGTTTTTTATCAAGTTTGATTGTACTATTAAAGTTGTTCATATCAATAAAAAAATCTTTAGATTTCATTCCAAAATTTTTCAAATTAAAATATCCGCTGTTTCCATCATCTTTCAAATCTAAATTGAAGGCTGCAATTCCTTCTATATTAGTTATACCATATTTTTCTAAAAAAATGTTTAAAAAATCTAAATTTATTTTAGAAGAATTTACTAAAAAATTATATTTTTTATTATCAAGTGTTATATCCCCTTTAGAATAGAAGGAGTTATCAAGGTATTTAAATGAAAACTCATCTAAAAATACTTTATCAAGATTTCCATTTATTTTTATTAAAAAATTTTTAAATTTTATTTTTTCTACTGAAATAAGATCACTGTTTATTTTCATATCATATTTCAAATCTTCTATTTTTCCAGAAAGCTTTCCATTAAAAATAAGATTTCCATTTACAATCTCTTCCTTGGTATATTCTTTCAAAGTACTTAATTTAACTATCTGATTGTTTATTCCAGCAGTTATTTCCTTTGTCTGTAAATTATATCCAGCTGTTAATTGAAGAATATCCTGCATTTCACTATTTGAAAGAACTATTTTATTAAATTCAATAGTTCCATCTGGAATATTGTCAGTTTTGTATCTTCCTTCAATGTATATATTTGGAAGCTTTGTCCCTCTCATGTAAATTTTATCTATTGTAGAATTTAATCTGGCATCTATTTTCTTATCTTCACCATCTATTTTTAAAGTTCCTATTACTCTATACTTTAAGTTTGTATCAGAGTAATATTCAGATGGATCATCCTCTATTATATTTAAAACTGCACTATATTTTTTATCCTTCAAGTTATATTTTCCATTAAAAATATTATTATTTACATAAACTTTATTTACATTCACAAGTGATTTATAATAATTTATATTCCCATGAACAAGAATATCTCTTTTTTCATCACCTATATCCAGCCTTATATCATTTACCTTTACATCTATTTTAGGATCATTTATTTTCCCGCTTATTTTACCATTTACATCATTGATATAAAATTTAGGAAAGTCTATGTTGAATTTTTCAAAATTCAGATCTTTTACTGAAAAATCAATATTTGAAGCTAAATTTTTCAAATTTATATTTCCAGCTATATCCAGTATCCCGTTTCTGAAATCTCTTATCTCAAATTTATCATCTTTTATTCTCATTGCAAAGATAAATCCATTAAGATCATAGTCATTATATTTTATCTGCCCTATGCTCCCTTTAAAATCCCCATAAATTTTTTCATCTTTCCTAAATTCAAATTTTCCAGCTATATTATTAACTTCAGCTAAATATTTAAAAGTTAAAGACTTCACATCTATGGAAGCTTTTATATTTCCTTTTTCTCCTGATACATTTCCATTGAGAGAAGCGTTTAAAAGAGCATCCTCATTTAAAATATTTCTCTCTATATTCAATTCTTCTGCATCAAAGTTCAAGTCATAAGACATTTTACCGATATCAGTTTCTCCAGTAAGATTAAAAGTTATCTTATCCTCATCTTTATCATGTGCTGTAAGGCTTTCTATTGTTATTTTATTATTCTCTGCTATAAAGTCTAAAGCGAATTTAAGGTTGTATAGATTAAAATCTACTACTCCGCTTCCTCTCTCCAGATTCTTGTTTTTCAAATCATAATCCAATGAGAATTTACCTGCTCTGTATAAATTTATCTTATTTATATTTGAATAATATCTTCCTCTTAGCTTTATAATATTTGATAGAAAATTGAAACTGAAATTTTTATTCTTTGTTTCAAAATTAAATACTCCATCAATATTAGGAATATAGTTATTTATTGATTCATTTCCTTTTATATCAAATTTTAAAGCACCTTCTTCTTCAAAATAATCAAGTGACAATGCTATTTTCTTTTTAAAAAGTTCCTCTTTCATTTCCTTGTTCCATAATGAAATGTCTGTGTTAAAATCATTTATATGTATTCCGTTGATGTCGTAAACGAATGTTCCTTTAGTATTTTTCAATTCTAAGTCATTCAGACTAAAATCTTTACTAAAAAAATCTATTGTTACTTTAAATTCTCTTGCTGGATTTAGATTAAGATTAAATTTTACATCATTCACAACTAAACTTTCTAAAGGAAGATTAAGTTCCTTTGCTAAAGAATATTTTTGTATTTGAGCATATGTTATATCTTTAGCTGCAAAATCTATATTTAATTCATCATCAGCATATGTCAAAAGAAATTTATCTTTTTTATCAAATACTTCATAATCTGCTTTTACTACTACATTTTTTCCTTGAAAATCTACTGTTCCTCCAGA
Coding sequences within it:
- a CDS encoding OmpH family outer membrane protein — encoded protein: MKKILIPAMALMLSVSAFAMKVGYVNSQEAFAKFSQTKTVQDNLNKEKTRLENEIKQKEVALQKAQLELQAKGAKVTDKEKTAFEGQVKAFQKFIQDSQTKLSKEEFTRFQAIETTMNNAISQVAKAGKYDYVFEAGAVKFGGENITDQVLSTMEKNKK
- a CDS encoding BamA/OMP85 family outer membrane protein is translated as MRKQLIVLMIFLLGLCSFGAESNYSIKKVEVINNREIPFEIILENMRSKEGENFVTDNMIEDYKNIKGLEYVEDVSIQPTVYDGGIKLTVDITEKRDAKSMLEKKGIIPLSERGKVDTSLLVNSIEFIGNHYISTKELMEEVPVKVGSYFSKNKVIEGHKNLIESGYFRDVIPDAVKSGKGVKVIYEVMENPILNGVNIIGNTVYTTEDLMKVIKTEPGKIFNINTIREDRDRILKKYQDDGYTLTDVTDIGINGNLELEIYLSEGTVRDIQFKKMVTKQKGARRKPTDDVLKTKSYVIERELEFSKDEIFNSNKYDETVKNLMRLGHFKNVKYESRDIPGDPDGKTIVLLLDEERTAILQGAISYGSEIGLLGTISIKDTNWKGKGQELGFTFEKSDEDYTSFSINFYDPWIKDTDRISWGWSLYKNSYEDDDSKLFHEIDTIGAKFNIGKGLTKNVRLSLGTKFEYVEEKARKSKFGKNSAGEYIWYNGDVVKGMDDDYFIWSLFPSLTYDTRNHFWNPTAGEYAKLQLEGGYAGGYDGDVFGNITLELRKYHRGFFKNNTFAYKVVGGIMTDSTKEAQRFWVGGGSTLRGYDGGFFKGTQKLVGTVENRTQLNELLGVVVFFDAGRAWKQNGRDLEYNQDADFPDKVATTAGVGLRLNTPIGPLRFDFGWPVGDKMDSGMEFYFNMGQSF
- a CDS encoding translocation/assembly module TamB domain-containing protein, giving the protein MKEFYRNNKKKIITGLSLLFILAGGYWSVRYHLSKTVEVILQIALGPKISSSSIEFKKYGLIEIKDLKLVSNKKTIIDAPKVELLYSKESLKKLRIEEIIIYDGTANITREKNGDINIVAAFTGSSKEESTDTEVKKEKEYKPGIGVPIDRITAINATTNFTDLSYRNPIQETAYGTSGFLTFSKEKGINLIFKGKNEDQIYTYALNTNKEPYDMNIKLENIAVKTDLLQYAYDGDEVSYNGGTLNLDLSISPKGLFGNADFKDVTVRYKELDTDIKVSGGTVDFQGKNVVVKADYEVFDKKDKFLLTYADDELNIDFAAKDITYAQIQKYSLAKELNLPLESLVVNDVKFNLNLNPAREFKVTIDFFSKDFSLNDLELKNTKGTFVYDINGIHINDFNTDISLWNKEMKEELFKKKIALSLDYFEEEGALKFDIKGNESINNYIPNIDGVFNFETKNKNFSFNFLSNIIKLRGRYYSNINKINLYRAGKFSLDYDLKNKNLERGSGVVDFNLYNLKFALDFIAENNKITIESLTAHDKDEDKITFNLTGETDIGKMSYDLNFDAEELNIERNILNEDALLNASLNGNVSGEKGNIKASIDVKSLTFKYLAEVNNIAGKFEFRKDEKIYGDFKGSIGQIKYNDYDLNGFIFAMRIKDDKFEIRDFRNGILDIAGNINLKNLASNIDFSVKDLNFEKFNIDFPKFYINDVNGKISGKINDPKIDVKVNDIRLDIGDEKRDILVHGNINYYKSLVNVNKVYVNNNIFNGKYNLKDKKYSAVLNIIEDDPSEYYSDTNLKYRVIGTLKIDGEDKKIDARLNSTIDKIYMRGTKLPNIYIEGRYKTDNIPDGTIEFNKIVLSNSEMQDILQLTAGYNLQTKEITAGINNQIVKLSTLKEYTKEEIVNGNLIFNGKLSGKIEDLKYDMKINSDLISVEKIKFKNFLIKINGNLDKVFLDEFSFKYLDNSFYSKGDITLDNKKYNFLVNSSKINLDFLNIFLEKYGITNIEGIAAFNLDLKDDGNSGYFNLKNFGMKSKDFFIDMNNFNSTIKLDKKRLYIENFQGKLNDGDTTLKGYLELPSITEILENPYYMEDLDYDVSLDTKGVNYKYSDYFRVMFDTKFNLKNNKLLGSINIIDGEVENIPSNSKSLFQIIKNFLFKSSSSIVNKSEDLGKDFQINTIFEKSLELDVTLKIDKGIKLDIQDVNIFVGDVEGIVVGGGRLSGKNGKFVFLGDAEIKDGSLAINGNTFELDKALIIFNDRKDYLPTVNPTLVIDSRVKVQNDELGMSINGELDALRFTITSKNGSASGNLSSLLIGDEEFSDSASATLFKTVIGSQLSQTIFRPVSNLIKNTLNISKFRIKSNILTSENQNPNAEDNRLRLGAVIEAEDNIYKDKLYWVARGTLLGDDNAENNNERNSGAFEEYDFSVEYRFKPGQSIGIGAGKLPRKAKTKADENSKNSINYHIDFKFEKKYDTLLDIFRKQ